A portion of the bacterium genome contains these proteins:
- a CDS encoding LiaF domain-containing protein has translation MKMGFLSTGMFWGVVLVLCGLAVLLKAFFGIDIPIIRVLFGLFLIYLGAKVIWGPCTAPKPPFGSTVVTGGRVEAGKDREYNVIFGQGTIDLTGVEVKDQDLELKANTIFGSSTVKVKAGTPALIKASSAFGNAKLPGGDSTAFGTLYYKTASYKEGKPHLSLEVNAVFGETLLVVEE, from the coding sequence ATGAAAATGGGATTCCTATCGACGGGGATGTTCTGGGGCGTGGTGCTGGTGCTTTGCGGACTGGCGGTGCTTCTTAAGGCTTTCTTCGGGATCGACATCCCCATCATCCGGGTGCTCTTCGGGCTCTTCCTCATCTACCTGGGGGCCAAGGTGATCTGGGGGCCCTGCACCGCCCCCAAGCCGCCCTTCGGGAGCACGGTGGTCACCGGGGGCCGGGTCGAGGCGGGCAAGGACCGGGAGTACAACGTGATCTTCGGCCAGGGGACCATCGACCTGACCGGGGTCGAGGTGAAGGACCAGGACCTGGAACTGAAGGCCAACACGATCTTCGGGTCCTCCACCGTCAAGGTAAAGGCCGGGACCCCCGCCCTTATCAAGGCCAGCTCGGCCTTCGGCAACGCCAAGCTCCCCGGGGGCGACAGCACGGCCTTCGGGACCCTCTATTACAAGACGGCTTCCTATAAAGAAGGAAAACCCCACCTGTCGCTGGAAGTGAACGCCGTCTTCGGGGAAACGCTGCTGGTCGTGGAGGAATAG
- a CDS encoding ATP-binding protein: MESLDQILGADSVFHLIADHIKDFALFLLDPEGKVATWNETAQQFLGYMAPEVMGKPLSLFFIPEDVTAGVVARMLEEARRNGRSEFNGWHLRRDGSRCWVQSFLSPLTNGQGKTLGFVKLVRDTTDQKVLSEHLVDAQARFEAVFEKGPDAVVVIEDDGTILEGNPAFGVLLGLDREGFLGRKLQDFYEATFDLPEVRRKVWEKGSFRGLARLRGTGGRTPEVEIDVKGQILEGQSLVVLRDVTERAQLQKQAALNDKLVTVGTLAAGVAHEINNPLAYILGNLETVRDLLEAPDAALMSWKDLSDARGLVRDCLKGSQRIRDIVRGLKSFSRSGGEEMSEVQLAELLDSAISMTLHEIRYKAKVERHYEPGLPPLVANVTRLQQVFVNLLLNSAHAIAPGNVEGNRIQVSLAREGDQVAVRVADSGKGIPPEVLPRIFDPFFTTKPVGQGTGLGLSISRDIIRGYGGEISVESEPGKGTVFTIRLPIATDRSPNARSMGEKTPDLSGLKVLVVDDEAANVALFTRMLRRHRHEVVSTTSALEALGILRKGLTRFDAVVSDLNMPDMSGVEFYKQVGRLDEALTARIVFVSGGVFDREMEAFLDRLPNPRLEKPFKIEDLLRAIAHVQGPK; the protein is encoded by the coding sequence TTGGAATCCCTCGATCAAATATTGGGCGCCGACAGCGTTTTCCACCTCATCGCCGACCACATCAAGGACTTCGCCCTTTTCCTCCTGGACCCGGAAGGGAAGGTCGCCACCTGGAACGAGACCGCCCAGCAGTTCCTCGGCTACATGGCCCCGGAGGTCATGGGGAAACCCCTATCGCTTTTTTTCATCCCCGAGGACGTAACAGCGGGGGTCGTGGCCCGGATGCTGGAGGAGGCCCGCCGCAACGGCCGCTCCGAGTTCAACGGTTGGCACCTGAGGCGGGACGGGTCCCGTTGCTGGGTGCAGTCCTTCCTGAGCCCCCTGACGAACGGCCAGGGCAAGACCCTGGGGTTCGTGAAGTTGGTGCGGGACACGACCGATCAGAAGGTCCTGAGCGAGCACCTGGTGGACGCCCAGGCCCGGTTCGAGGCCGTTTTCGAGAAGGGGCCGGACGCGGTTGTGGTGATCGAGGACGACGGGACCATCCTGGAGGGGAACCCGGCCTTCGGCGTCCTGTTGGGCCTGGATCGGGAAGGTTTCCTGGGCCGCAAGCTGCAGGATTTCTACGAGGCCACCTTTGACCTGCCGGAAGTGCGCAGGAAGGTCTGGGAGAAGGGTTCCTTCCGGGGCCTGGCCCGCCTGAGGGGGACGGGGGGAAGGACCCCGGAGGTGGAGATCGACGTGAAGGGCCAGATCCTGGAGGGCCAGAGCCTGGTGGTACTGCGGGACGTGACCGAAAGGGCCCAACTGCAGAAGCAGGCCGCCCTCAACGACAAACTGGTGACCGTGGGCACCCTGGCCGCGGGCGTGGCCCATGAGATCAACAACCCCCTGGCCTATATCCTGGGGAACCTGGAGACGGTCCGGGACCTTTTGGAGGCGCCGGACGCGGCCCTCATGAGCTGGAAGGACCTCTCGGACGCCCGGGGCCTGGTGCGGGACTGCCTCAAGGGCAGCCAGAGGATCCGCGACATCGTGCGGGGCCTGAAGAGCTTCTCCCGGAGCGGCGGGGAGGAGATGAGCGAGGTCCAACTGGCCGAACTGCTGGATTCGGCCATCAGCATGACCCTCCATGAGATCCGCTACAAGGCGAAGGTCGAACGGCACTACGAGCCGGGGCTTCCGCCGCTGGTGGCCAACGTCACCCGGCTCCAGCAGGTCTTCGTGAACCTGCTCCTCAACTCCGCCCACGCCATCGCCCCGGGGAACGTGGAGGGGAACCGCATCCAGGTCTCCTTGGCGCGGGAAGGGGACCAAGTGGCCGTCCGCGTCGCCGACAGCGGCAAGGGCATCCCGCCGGAGGTCCTGCCCCGCATCTTCGATCCCTTCTTCACCACCAAACCGGTGGGCCAGGGCACGGGGCTGGGCCTTTCCATCTCCCGCGACATCATCCGGGGATACGGCGGCGAAATCTCGGTGGAGAGCGAACCCGGGAAGGGGACCGTCTTCACCATCCGCCTGCCCATCGCCACCGATCGATCCCCCAACGCCCGTTCGATGGGCGAGAAGACCCCCGACCTTTCGGGGTTGAAGGTGCTGGTCGTGGACGATGAGGCGGCCAACGTCGCGCTCTTCACGCGCATGTTGCGCCGCCACCGACATGAGGTGGTCTCCACCACCTCGGCCCTGGAGGCGCTGGGGATATTGCGCAAAGGATTGACCCGCTTCGACGCGGTGGTCAGCGACCTGAACATGCCCGACATGAGCGGGGTGGAGTTCTACAAGCAGGTGGGACGGCTGGACGAGGCCCTGACGGCGCGGATCGTCTTCGTCAGCGGCGGGGTCTTCGACCGGGAGATGGAGGCCTTCCTGGACCGCCTGCCCAACCCCCGGCTGGAGAAGCCCTTCAAGATCGAGGACCTATTGCGGGCCATCGCCCACGTCCAAGGCCCGAAATAG
- a CDS encoding porin family protein: MRMTKWMQGILFLGGLFLAASGPIQAQDIPSLRFGLEVGGSLSDLRYDPSKVNVNFNDLHPGVIGGAFLQVNLSSSFALQPELLYVQEGTHDGTFTAEFDYLEVPLLLKYYFPGIAVKPNLFVGGSVGFNLLAQNNPDDGGAPSKWASNYVSGTEESLIVGAGIDFDKFSVSGRYQMGLSPVTTADYDPNSFQNESFSLMVGYSFI; this comes from the coding sequence ATGAGAATGACGAAATGGATGCAAGGTATTCTTTTCCTGGGAGGTCTATTTTTGGCCGCGTCCGGTCCCATCCAGGCCCAGGACATCCCGTCCCTGCGGTTCGGCCTTGAGGTCGGCGGCAGCCTGTCGGACCTTCGGTACGACCCCAGCAAGGTCAATGTCAATTTCAACGACCTTCACCCCGGCGTGATCGGCGGAGCGTTCCTGCAGGTGAACCTGAGCTCCAGCTTCGCCCTCCAACCCGAATTGCTCTACGTCCAGGAGGGTACCCACGACGGGACCTTCACCGCGGAGTTCGATTATCTGGAGGTCCCCCTCCTGCTCAAATATTACTTCCCCGGGATCGCGGTCAAGCCGAACCTGTTCGTCGGCGGATCGGTCGGCTTCAACCTGCTGGCCCAGAACAATCCCGACGACGGCGGCGCCCCGTCCAAATGGGCCTCGAACTACGTCAGCGGCACCGAGGAAAGCCTCATCGTGGGCGCGGGGATCGACTTCGACAAATTCTCCGTGAGCGGCCGTTACCAAATGGGCCTCAGCCCCGTGACCACCGCCGACTATGACCCCAACAGTTTCCAGAACGAGAGCTTCAGCTTGATGGTGGGTTACTCCTTCATCTAA